The segment AATGGGTTGTTTTATGAAACATTCTATGTAAAGAAAATTTACTCAAAAAGACATtctaatattctatttaattgaGGGAACCCATGGtggagaagagaaaaaaaaaaatccatgaatAATAGTAAAACCTATGATTCATTTTTGGTTGGTTTTCATGTAAATGTCTCAACCTCAAAAtgcaatctttttttttttatagaccaTGGATCTTTCACCCATTAGAAGCACCCATGAtgtttccaaaaacaaaatcacTATTTGTTGTTAAATGTTGTTTTTCCTCTAATGAGACCCATATCACTTTCAAACAAACATGTATTAAACACAagcaaaatcaattaaataaccAATTCAAATTTAACACAAAATAAGCCcaaactcttttttttccttgttcatATAATAGAAACCCACTATGGTCCCCTCCATTTTTGGGATTCTTAACAATAACCACTATAGTCCCTTCCATTTCTAGAATCCTTATACAAAAACCCATCTTAATCCCCTCCTTCAATTACTACATTtctttaacaaaaacaaaaaaacccaccATGATCTCCTTCGACCTCATTTTCTttacatttgataaatttacaACAAGAAAACACAATatacttaaaacaaaaattcataaacCTAAACCTGACCTACACCAGTGATGGAGAAGCAAGAAGAAAATCATGGAGAAATATAACCCAAAGATGAAGGAGTGGATGAAAGAGTGAAGCGGGATGAATAGAGAAAACCCAAAAACTCTAAACGAGAAGAAAAATAACTGAAATGGTAAAGCAATATAAATGGATTTGAAATCATTGGTGACTACAGTTTTGaccatctaaaaaaaaaataattcaaaaccgtagtcaccactATGGTTTTATGACATGGACACTTACATGGTGAAGAAGCACTAGATTGaacattattttataatcaggtttagtttatgattttatttttttaaagacctatttttagtcaaaattttgaaaatacgGTATTAAAAAGTTGGTCAAATATCACTTTGTGGGTTGTTACTTACTAGTTgtcattattaattaaattaataaatattctggTGGTATTAGATGTCTATTTAAGGAATTAAGGCACATGAGCTCATGTTCTAAGAAAACCCacaacttttttcaaatttcttgatCCTTATATGgcaatgttatttttttaagtttacactatgtttggttatttgaaattctaaggaaaaattcaaagtgaattttgagggaaaatacacaaaaaaaaaaagagaaaaaaatagaaaaagaaaaaggagatctaaatttgataaattattttgatgtttttcaaattcatttcacttatttttttactttcaaaagattaaataatttaaaaataaataaatttaaatttgttttaattattattgttttttttttccatatttttctttataaaccaaatatgaggaaatcattttctttaatatttttttcctccaaGTGAGAGCACAGTAGAAATGGTTATTGTGGACACATTTTTCAcaatgcgttcccactcgattggcgaaactcgttttttattaaagtgaaaaactgatttttataaaaagttggagttgccacttactttcatttatttttaaaagggaaaacaagtaagaataaaaCCCCTAAAAGGACTCctgatttttttagaaaagttgtctacaaaaaacccgagtctaggtccaagaatcaggttacctatcagaAAGGTACCtccaaagaggtagcacccctctaagccctaaccAGGTCTCTACTAGCTTAGATGAGGGAAGTATGACAATTAGTAAGTTTATTACAGATACTTAAATGGATTAAGGTGATTTTGAAACTCTATTGTGACTAGCATGCCAAAGAAGAACTCAAAACACAATCATAAGGAATGACAGTATACATACCTAAATCGTAACTTAAgttatcacaagacatcaaagttagttcaggTATTATATCATTCAACATGTATTCTATTTTATTCAAAGGACTAGGCAGCAGTCAAAGCAAACCTAAACATAATCAAAATACATGAATAATAACAAGAGGATCTAAAACCTAAGAACTACTGAATTTCCAAAAATGAGAACTttcaatatgataaaatatacaTGAATAATAACAAGAAGATCTAAAACTTAAGAACTTTCAatatgaaactaaaaacaagaagatcaaatattaaaattatcaaactttGCATTATGAGACTTTTAATAGCATGGGAAATAATCTAAAGACATGAAACTAAAACAAGAAGATTAAAAACCTAAGAGTTAATAAAATTTCTAGGATAAGAATTTTAAAGGCATGAAAATAATCTAAATAACATGAAACTAACTAATATcaatcaaataacaaaaaatcatcatgaaactaaattattgacattcaagaaaaaatatttaatagaaaattgtcATGACTAATAATAAGAAGATTTAACATCCTAgaactttcaaattttcaaagatgaGAACTTTGATAGCATGAAAAATGATCTAATAACACTCAGGTGACATGGATTATCAAGATCAATCACAATCACTATTATTTAATTCATAGTATCtatgaattaattgattaatcctcatatttatttcaacttatttagtagagacttaGCTTTttgggcttagaggggtgttacgatTCGTcgtcgtaccttcccaataagtaacatGACCCCCAGACCCAACTCAGTTTTCACAGACCTGTCTTTTCTTTTAAGAGTCAcatttagggatttttttttttttttgcttattttgttttctctttttttttttttaaataaaacaaaagtaagTGACAACTCCctcatttgaaaaattaatttttcaaaaacaaaaagtgagtctcgccatTGAGTGAGAACGCATGTGAAAATGCGGGATCACAAGTAAAGAATAAGGATTTATTGATTGAAAATGTTAGCCCAATGGTtttcctaatcaggttttgatgataacaaaccatgattaagttactaattgatttgaattgtaaagaatctcaagtattaatttggaaattcatcaaatgacctaatagatacaagatcaagacttttggaagacatttaatcataggaaacaaatgtaagatgaatgcatgggtgcacttaggttttacatatcatttcatgcatctttggaaaactcggtttattatttaaagttacaatttcattaagacccgagttttatcaaatgtaccttaggcaaaatgtttcaaaattggcatatcaATTTATCTAAAGACCTTGcataagtgttagaaaagaaaagaacagaaaaagataggtttttggggccaaaaggttgaaccggttgaggcATTGGGCCAACAAGCTCAACCGACCAGGGtaccggtcgatcggttcacCTTGCCCGGTCGAGATCCAGTCGAGGAGTgacactctctctcatccagtagcctTCCCTTCCCAGTCGAGGTATCCTCTTTCCCGGTCGACCTCCGGTTGAGGTTCGGTTGAAGAAACGATAACCttccaaagcattaaatgctctaatggctagtgaaccgatcgacccctagctcaaccagttgaggctgctttttgtttttcttggctcccgatattagaaacctataaattgagagttccacttcatttatgacattgagaacacttgcatttatttgtccacccacttgttcttaccttaaaagctctcatttctttcttggtgcattaaatatTCACTtacatatcctttagtgcacctttatGTTTCATcttagctttgatttgtatttgagctatcattgagctaggttgagggatttattcttgtaaaattgagtgttaaagccttcaagtgagttgaatcttgaagagattgtgtaagagcccattggagccggaatccaagtgtaaaagagattagaagcttggttgaagtttaaagttagtggaaccctcactcggttaagagcttgaggagagtggaagtaggcaagaaagtgtcgaaccactataaaatttgagtttgatttctctaactctatctctttatatcTGCTTCTAttatgcttgaatttgttgtgttgaaaaagattttgaaaaacccaattcaccccctcttgggtgtttttctcttttaagattagcttttattttctcataaaattcTCTCATAGGAGATGAATTTGATGGATTAACCATTTTTCTCTTAGACGGTTTAGTCCTATCAAGAGCCCTTGCTCTAACACTAAATGGGAAGTCTAAGCTAATTTAATCTAGGTAGCCATCTGAAAGGAGGGATGAAGGATTAGGCATTGGtcaattttaaatagttttaggAACTATGAATGCAAATGACAATTTATGTAATTATCaataaacaagtaaataaagagATAATTAAGGGTCAATGCAAACTATTTTATAATGGTTGATGCAATGCAACCTACGTTTACTCTCGTCAAGCTTTAATCTAAGTTAAGGGTCCTACTATCATCCAATACTTCCAACCAAACTTTAAACTTCTTTATACTTGGATTATGGGTTCCAAAACAACTAATCCTTCAAGAGATACTTCATTCTTGATATCTCTTCACAAGGTTTACAAGATAGAATTGTCCAATAATATCCTAATTACAAGATTAAGCTCAAACAATACAAATGAACCAAGATTGATCAAGTGGCACGCTAAAAAGGAATTGTAAGTTTAAAACAAGATCTactcaaaaaacaatttctcaaagGTTCTAGGATGATGAATAATGAAAACAAGTTTCTCTCCTAGTCTTAAATGAAATCTAGAGGCCATATATGAGTCCTAGTGAGAAATTAGTTTTTAGGCATATTTCGAAGCTCAACTAGTTAACCTGACAATTAATTGATAGACTAACTATTTGAAGTACAAGGTATAGTAGGTAATAGGGAAAGGGACAACCTTCACCAATTGAGGTACTGATCAACTAGTAAACTAATTGACACCTATCTCAACCAATGATTACTACCAAATGAATTGCACACCTATCTCAGTCGATTGACTTGGACTGTCAATGGATACCCTTTGccactttgcattttaaaaaattattgattttaagtttGAATAAGGAGAACAAATCAACTATGGAGCTCctaatgattttcaaaaaaccttttaaacacgCTTTTAATCAATTCAAAGAGAAGTTTTcctttaaaacaaatttcagcCAATATTTGAGAAATTATAAAGACATTTAAGAACATTTGGATGACTTAAGATGTTTTGAAGAAACAAAATTCAATATGAACCTACTACACCAATCAATCTTACAAATATATACCCTAGAGTTGCCTTCAAGCTTGGTGAAATCTCCATGTTGCTTTAATTAACCTTTCATAGCTCTTGACTTGTTGAAGttcttttaaaaactaatcaCCAAAGAActtaaaaatacattaattcATAACTTTGTTTTATAATcatcaaaatttaatcaaaGGAAAAACCTTTAGCTAACAACATGTTCGAAAacctatttcatttttcattttttactatGCTTAAATTAATTGTTCAAAACAGGAATAGAAATTTCATtctcataaaaattaatatccACTTTTATATAGGGTTTGCTATGACTTTTGATTATCGTCTAAGGGTTACTAACTAAGGCCTTTGCTTCTATTCAATACATGATGACTGAAGCTAACTTTGGTTGGTTAATTTGATAAGTTCATTGATGGTTGACAAATATCATGATCCTAATGATGATTCTACATGTATTTTGTGTGTATCTCCCGGTGGATTTAAAAAATCTTGTGAATTTACTTGGTTAAGGGTGTGGTTCTGACTATATTGATTACATTTTTTTGGTGTTATTAGTTATTCTTGACCTCGAGACCAAATTGGTTGTTGGGCAATCAAAATTGTAATAGGTGTACCTGAAGTTATTCTAGTAATAGGATGACCTTTGGTTGAGTTATTTTATGGAAGTGAGATTTTGATTACTTTCTTCATAAGGGATTATGGTTTACCTTTCTAactcttaattttaaattcattctTAAAGTCATTCTACAATCATTAATTATAGGACATCaacatgaaaatattaataaaaaaatttccaaaatggaGGAGACATTTAGTATGgttttaattaatcaaaattaaaaatataaaaagattgtTAAAAAGGAGATGTCTAATATAACCATATTATtgctaaataaaaattaaaattagaatattttgggtaaaggtaaaaaagaaaaaaaatagaaaatacaagGATTAGTgtattaaaatgatgaaaagatcTCAAATTTGTAAATATTGGAATAACTTATTTTTGGTACAAAtgtcttttaatattttgattatttataagtgtgtttagatataaaaaaagaagaagttatttttagaagaaaaaaaagtttattcactatcaatatttttttattagtgtgAAAAAAGGTAGAATGGTTAATTTCAGGGATTGTGGACGATTTCATCCATTTTAGTCAAAAGAAATAACCCAAACTACTAACGCACTTGATGTTAAGTCGTTTGATGGAAAAGTAGACACTGAGAGAAGCAGATAGAGAATGAAGGGAGGTGTGAGCTTTCTCAACGCTTCCCCTATCTCCCAATTACTACCATTACCAAACGACCGTCTCTCCATTGCCAGAGTGTATAcgccaaaacgacgtcgtcttAGGGCGGAGATCGAACTTAGGGTTTGCGTCAACCGGACTTGCCGGAGGCAAGGTTCTCTGCAAACCCTAGAAACCCTTTCCGGCATAGCTTCCCCCGACGTCGCCGTCAAGTCTTGCGGCTGTCTCGGCCGTTGCGGCGCCGGGCCCAACCTCGTGGCGCTTCCAGACGGCGTCATCGTCGGACACTGTGGGACGGCTGCTCGTGCTGCAGAAGTTATGATGAGCTTCGTCGCCGGCGATGCTCAGGAGAGTTTGGCTGCTTTGGCGTTGAGGAAGAGAGCTGAGAATgagttggaaaaaaataatttctcgGAGGCTGAGCTTTTGCTTTCTCAGGTAATGCTGTTTTTTTCTCGAGAATCAGTTGGAAAACGCTGTTCTTTGGGAATGAATACTCGAATTATTTGGTATGCTTCAGGAAGAGTAGAAGATTGAAATCTATAGTGAATCCTGAAAATCTTTAGCAGTTTAATacttctatattttttgttcattgttattattactgctattatttaattttcattatgatGATATAATTGAAGGCAAATCTCTTTGGACATGTTTggttttttgaaacaaaagctgtttttttttttttttttaaatcaatgcAAAAGTCAAacacaaaaatttcaaaaattgtttttggaaatttgaGAATGTAGAATTACTGTTTTCAGCGTcctaaatgaaaaaaacttctcttttttttttgttttgtttttttggaaaatgataaCTATTAtggaaaaccatttttctttccattatcaaacaaacccatttttGGAATCTTATTATGAGTTATTTTAAGGGGGTTAGAAGCACTTTCTAATGCTATCAAC is part of the Vitis riparia cultivar Riparia Gloire de Montpellier isolate 1030 chromosome 17, EGFV_Vit.rip_1.0, whole genome shotgun sequence genome and harbors:
- the LOC117904850 gene encoding uncharacterized protein LOC117904850 isoform X1, encoding MKGGVSFLNASPISQLLPLPNDRLSIARVYTPKRRRLRAEIELRVCVNRTCRRQGSLQTLETLSGIASPDVAVKSCGCLGRCGAGPNLVALPDGVIVGHCGTAARAAEVMMSFVAGDAQESLAALALRKRAENELEKNNFSEAELLLSQAIDLKPSGGIHIIYKVRSSARLAMGNHAGALEDANEALTLAPRYPEAYICQGDAFLAMDQFDDAEKSYSTCLELDPSIRRSKSFRARVAKLQEKLGAASTR
- the LOC117904850 gene encoding uncharacterized protein LOC117904850 isoform X2 produces the protein MKGGVSFLNASPISQLLPLPNDRLSIARVYTPKRRRLRAEIELRVCVNRTCRRQGSLQTLETLSGIASPDVAVKSCGCLGRCGAGPNLVALPDGVIVGHCGTAARAAEVMMSFVAGDAQESLAALALRKRAENELEKNNFSEAELLLSQAIDLKPSGGIHIIYKVRSSARLAMGNHAGALEDANEALTLAPRYPEAYICQGDAFLAMDQFDDAEKSYSTCLELDPSIRRSKSFRVDVWVG